In the genome of Coturnix japonica isolate 7356 chromosome Z, Coturnix japonica 2.1, whole genome shotgun sequence, one region contains:
- the FAM174A gene encoding membrane protein FAM174A, with translation MCPPRWLMAGLLLAARCGEAAVALISSPFVSPQPTETAGVATRSSVGRLAEMPVPPEQGQPMTQRALSVLVLASAALIVYFVIRTVRLRRNNRKTRRYGVLDTNLENMELTPLEQDDDDDDTTLFDANHPRRSEQNALKN, from the exons ATGTGTCCGCCCCGATGGCTGATGGcggggctgctgctggcggCACGCTGTGGGGAGGCCGCCGTAGCCCTCATCAGCAGCCCCTTCGTCTCCCCGCAGCCCACGGAGACGGCGGGCGTTGCGACGCGGAGCAGCGTTGGGCGGCTGGCGGAGATGCCGGTGCCGCCTGAGCAGGGCCAGCCCATGACCCAGCGCGCACTGTCCGTGCTGGTGTTGGCCAGCGCCGCGCTCATCGTCTACTTCGTGATCCGGACAGTGCG gctcagaagaaataacagaaaaacaagaagatatGGAGTTTTGGATACAAACTTAGAAAACATGGAGCTGACACCACTAGAgcaagatgatgatgatgatgatacaACACTATTCGATGCCAATCATCCTCGAAG ATCGGAACAGAATGCACTCAAAAACTAA